The genomic region CCCGCTGCTGCGGGTGGGATGGTACGAGCTGGGTCCGGCGCAGGGGGCGCGCGTACTGGTGGCGGCGCATCATCTGGTGATCGACGGCGTCGGGTGGCGCATCCTGGTGGGGGATCTGGAGACGGCCTACACGCAGGCGCGCAGCGGCGCGGCAATCGCGCTGCCGCCGAAGACGACGGACGTGCAGCGCTGGGCCGAGCAGCTCGTCGCGTATGCGCAGCGCGATACGCTGCGCGCCGAGGCCGCCTACTGGCTCTCGCCCGAACGCGCCCGGATTGCCCCCCTCCCCGTGGATTCTGCCGTCGGCAGCAACACTGTGGCGGATGTGCAGACGCTAACGGCAGCGCTCAGTGTTGCGGAGACGCACGCCTTGCTGCACGCCGCTCCCGCGATCTACCAGACCGATATGCACAGCCTGCTGCTGGCGGCGCTCGCCTATGTGCTGGCCGATTGGAGCGGATCGCGCGCGCTGCTGATCGACGTGGAGACGCATGGCCGCGAAACGATCTTCGAGGATCTGGATCTGTCGCGTACCGTGGGCTGGTTCACGGCGCTCTTTCCGCTGCTGCTCGATCTCGATCGGGCTGATACGCTCGTGCAGGCGGTCGCGTCGGTCAAGGCGCAGATCGAGGCGATCCCTGGTCGCGGCGTGGGCTATGGCCTGCTGCGCTATCTGAGCCAGGATGCAGATGTGGCCGCCCGGCTTCGGGAGCTGCCACAGCCGCAGATCAGCTTCAACTACCTGGGCCAACTCGATGCGGCGTTGTCGCAATCGGCGCTCTTTGCTCCGGCGCAGGAGTCGGCGGGGCCAACCCACAGCCCGCAGGAGCGGCGCGCGCATCTGCTGGAGATCAACGGGCAGATCTCAGGCGATCACCTGCGCCTGACCTGGATCTATAACCCGCACGCACATCGGACCGCCACGATCGAGCGGCTGGCACAGGCAACCCTGGCGGCGCTCCGCGCGCTGCTTTCCGAGCACCCGCCCCTCCCTGCGCCGATCGATGTTTCGCTGGTAAATCTGGATCAGCCGACACGCGAACGGCTCCGCGAGCAGCTTGGAGCGATCGAGGATCTCTACCCCGTCACCTCGCTGCAACAGCATATGCTCGATCAGCGCCGCAACGCGCCAAGGCCGGGGCTGTATGTCATCCATCAAACATTCGCCTGGTCGGGGCCGCTGCACATCGATGCGTTCCGGCAGGCCTGGCAGGCCGCTGTCGATCGGCATCCCGTGCTGCGCACCACATTCGTCTGGGAGCATCTGCCGCAGCCGCTCCAGGTTGTTCATGCCCACGCGCAGGTGCCGGTCACGCTCTACGATTGGCGCAACGCAGCGCCAGCCGAACAGCGCGCACGGCTGGCGGCGCTGGTCGAGGCGATTCGCCATGCGGGCTTTGCGCTGGACCAGCCGCCGCAGATGCGTGTCGATCTGATCCAGGTGGCCGACGAGCGCTTCCAGTGTGTTTGGAGCGTCAGCTATATGCTCGTCGATGGCTGGTCGCTGCCGCTGATCACCAAGGATGTCTTTGTGCTGTACGAGGCATTCGTGGAGCAGCACACGCCGCCCGCTGCCGACGCGCCGCGCTACCGCGAGTATATGGCCTGGCTTCAGCAACAAGATCTGCGCGAGGCCGAGCTGTTCTGGCGGAAGATGTTTGATGATCGCCCGGAGCTAACGCCGCTGGTCGATCGGATCGGCGCGGCACGCCCCGACGCGCCGCCCGCCTACCTCAGCCAGCGCCGCCGCGTGCCCCAATCCACCAGCGCGGCGCTTCAGTCGCTGGGGCGGCAGCATGGCCTGACGCTCAGCACGATCGTTCAGGGGGCGTGGGCCGTGCTGCTCAGCCGCTATACCAGCCGCCAGGATGTCATCTTTGGCGTGACCGTCTCCGGGCGACCGCCTGCGCTGGCGGGTGTCGAGCGCATGGTCGGGCTGTTCATCAATATGCTTCCGGTGCGCGTCAGGCTTGATCCGGCGATCGATCGGCTGGCCTGGCTGCGGCAGCTTCAGCTCCAGCAGGTCGAGCTGCGGCAGTATGAGCATACGCCGCTCGCAAAGATCTATGAGTGGTGCGATCTCGATCAGCGGCAGCCGCTGTTCGAGAGCTACATCGTCTTCGAGAATTTTCCGGTGGACGAGACGCTCGCCGAGCACATGACGCGGTGGCGGATCGGCGGCGAGGTCGATGCGCTGGCCCAGACGGAACATCCCCTGCGGATCGAGGTCGTGCCGGGCGAGACGCTCCAGGTGACGATGTGCTATGACCAGCAGTGCTGCTCATCCGCTGCGATCACGGCCATGCTCGACGATCTCGTCGCGGTTTTGACCGGCCTGGCCGAGGATCTCGCTAACGATGCCATGCGGTAAGCACGGTCAGGATCGTCCAGGCGATCGACCGCCATCACTCGCGTCCACAAACTCGCTGATATAGGCGTACAGCGCAGCCATGGCCTCAAGGCAGCGCCAGCTCATGCTGGCAAGCTCGCTGCGCCGCCGCTCGACGGCGGCAACGGCGCGCCTGGGCTGCCCGGCCTCAAGCTCGTCCAGGGCCGTACGAATCGCGGCAAAGTCGTAGTTGGCCTGCCGGAGCAGCGCCACAATCCGCAGGCGGCGGAGCTGCCGCTCGTCGTAGAGGCGATAGCTGCTGCCCCGTTCACGGATGGGCTGCAACAAGCCCTGCTGCTCCCAGAAGCGCAGCGCCGAAACCCGCACGCCCACGAGGCGCGCCGCCGCGCCGACCCGCACGCGCTCGGACATCTGTGAGCGCGGCGCTGATGGCAGTTGCGCCGCTAAGACCCTGAGCGCCGCCAGCGTTTGCTCAAGCTGAAGGCGCGTGTCGGCAAGCTCGGCGTGACGCTCATCGATCAGCGCGAGCGCGTGAGCACGCCTGCCTTGATGCACCGCCTGCATGATCTGCCGCGCCGATGACCAGCCATACCCGCGTATCAGCAGCCTGGCCGTCTGGAGCGCGACAAGATGCTGGCGCGTGTAGCGCCGATACCCGCTTGGGCTGCGCTCGACCGCCGGTATGAATCCGCTGGCCTCGTAGTTGCGCACCTGCTGCACGCTGATATGCACGGCCTGGGCAAGATCTTTTGTGCGGAGATAGGTGCTAACTATCATGTCAAACTCGAATGTCCCATAAGCGACTTTTGAAGCGTTTTTCTAGCATACATCCTCATCGTGCTGTGTCAACCCTCAACACTTGCATCTGCCTTCTACAATAGATTGTAGTGCAGCAATGAGCAGCCATCGATCTGCCACTCGATCGAGACGCTCACGGTCAAGGAGACAGGCATGACGGATCGCCAGTTCATCGAAGTTCGCGGCGCGCGGGAGAATAACCTCAAGAATATCTCGCTGAACATTCCCAAGCAGAAGGTCACAGTCTTTACCGGCGTGTCGGGGTCAGGAAAATCTTCGCTGGTCTTCGACACGATCGCCGCCGAGGCGCAGCGCCAGCTCAACGAAACCTTCACCTTCTTTGTGCAGGGCTTTCTGCCGCACTACGGCCAGCCCGACGTCGACCGCATCGAGCATCTGAACGCGCCGATCATCATCGATCAGAAGCGGGTCGGCGGTGGCTCGCGCTCGACGGTGGGCACCTACACCGATATTGCCGCGCTGCTGCGGCTGCTCTTCTCACGGGTTGGACAGCCGTATGTCGGACCAGCCTACGCCTTCTCGTTCAACACGCCGCAGGGTATGTGCCCGGAGTGCGAAGGCATCGGCAAGACCGTCCAGCTCGACCTGGAGAAGTTCCTTGACCGCAGCAAGTCGCTGAATGGCGGCGCGATCCTGCACCCGGAGTTCAAGGTGGGCAAGTGGCTGTGGAAGATGTATCCGCTGTCGGGCCTCTTCGACAACGATAAGCCGATCGAGGACTACACCGACGAGGAGTTGCACGCCCTGCTCTACGGCGCCGACGTGAAAGTCTCCTTCGGCGAATTCGGCTCGAAATACGAGGGCCTCGTCGAGCGCTTCACGCGCATGTATATCAAGAAGGACCCTGCGGCGATGGCCGAGCGCAACCGGGCGGTCTTCGAGCAGTTTACCACATCGCAGACGTGCCCGGTGTGCCGTGGGGCACGGCTCAGCCAGGCCGCCCTGAATTGCAGGATTGCTGGCCGCAATATCGCCGAGCTCGCCGGCCTGGAGGCGACCGAGCTGATCGCCTTCTTGCACGGCTTTACCGATCCGGTCGCCGCGAAGCTGGCTGCGGGACTCACCGAGCGCTTGCAGCATATGGTCGACATCGGGCTTGGGTATCTGAGCCTCAGCCGCGAAACCTCCACCCTCTCCGGCGGCGAGTCGCAGCGCGTGAAGATGATCCGGCACCTCGGAAACAGCCTGACCGAGATGCTCTACATCCTCGACGAGCCTACCGTTGGGCTGCACGCGCGAGATGTGGCGCGGCTGAACACGCTGCTGAAGAAGCTGCGCGACAAGGGCAATACTGTGCTGGTCGTCGAGCACGATCCCGATGTTATGGCAATCGCCGATCATCTGGTCGACATCGGCCCGAAGGCGGGCACGCACGGCGGCGAGGTCGTGTTTGAAGGAAGCTACGCAGCGCTCAAGAGCGCCGACACGCTCACGGGACGCTTTCTGAAGCGGCACCTGCCAGGAAGTCATGTGCGGGTCAAGCAGCACGTGCGGCAGCCGACCGGTCGGATGATCATCAGGAATGCCACGCTGCATAACCTGAAGAACGTCACGGTCTACATTCCCACCGGCGTCCTGACTGTCGTGACGGGCGTCGCTGGCTCCGGCAAAAGCACGCTGATCAACGAGGTCTTCCTGGCGCAGCACCCGGACGCGATCATGATCGATCAGTCGCGCGTGACGGCCAATAGCCGCTCGGCTCCGGCGACCTATACCGGGATCATGGACGACATTCGGCAGGTGTTCGCCAGGGCCAATCAGGTCAGCGCCTCGCTCTTCAGCTTCAACTCGGCGGGTAGCTGTCCCAACTGCAACGGTCTGGGCGTGGTCTACACCGATCTGGCATTCATGGAGGGCATCGCCTCCACCTGCGAAATCTGCGAGGGCAAGCGGTTCAAGTCCGAGGTGCTGGCCTATCATCTGCGCGGCAAGACCATTAGCGACGTGCTGGATATGACCGTGGAGGAGGCGCTGGACTTCTTCACCGAGAAGAAGATCAAGGCGGTGTTGCAGGCGATGAACGATGTGGGACTGGGATACCTGAAGCTGGGCCAGCCGCTCAGCACCGTGTCGGGCGGGGAAGGGCAGCGCCTGAAGCTGGCGACCGAGCTGCACAAGCAGGGCAGCGTCTACGTGATGGACGAGCCGACCACCGGGCTGCATCTTTCAGACATCGGCCTGCTGATGGGCATCATCGACCGGCTGGTCGACGCCAGGAACACGGTGATTCTGATCGAGCATCATCTGGATGTGATCCGCCAGGCCGACTGGATCATCGACCTTGGACCAGAAGGCGGCAGCGCCGGTGGCGAGGTGTTGTTTGAGGGGCCACCGGAGGCATTGCAACGCTGCGAGCGAAGTATCACGGCGAGGTTCATCTGACGGCAACCGCGCTCAGCGCAGCCGCGCTGTCCCGCTATCGATGGTCTGTGCTATCATCCGGATCGCTGGGCGGGACAGGTTTCATCGCTGCGTCGGTCATTAATGGGAGCCTCCCGGCGATGTGGTCGGGCGGAGGAACCGAACCGGGGATGAGCGCGGGTGTCCTGCCTCCAACCAGGAGCAGAGCTTCGCAGGAGGAGGCGCAATGCGAACAGGTCATTGTCCAAAATGTGGGTCGGTGACGGTCTATCGGCGTGCGGGTGGGGTGGGTGATGCGCATCTGCATGTACGGACGAGCTGGCTTTCGATCCCCGTCCCGGTAGTAGCCTATGTGTGTACGACGTGTGGCTACTTTGAGCAGTATCTCGATGACGCCACCAAGCTCGCGGAGGTTGCCAAGACCTGGGATCACGTACCGGGAAACCCATAGACCGACGTGGTGGACGAGGAACGATCTGCTTGCGCGTCCGGCGGAACGTCGGCATGAGGCTGGGGAATGGCCGCCCGCAGCGACCGTCGACATGGCCGACGTTCCAGGATGCGTGGCGGTCAGCTCCAGCACGCTGTAGGGCCGTGGGATCGCGTAGACGGCCACGGAGGTTGGTCATGATCGGGATGCACCCTGCCTTTGTGCATCTACATTCACTCTAGCATGCGAGGAGCGACAGGATGCGAGACGATGAACAAGTCGATACCAGCGTGTTGACCACGCTGTTTGCGCACAATACGTGGGCCAACGTGAAGCTGCTGGACTTCTGCGAGGGGTTAAGCGATGCGCAGCTCGACGCCACGGCGATTGGCTGCTTTGGTTCGATCCGCGCTACGCTGGTGCATATTGTTGGCGCTGAGATGAGTTACGTGGAGCGCGTCAACGGCAAGCTGCCGCCGCAGCCGCTCGCGGCAGATCAGTTTCCGGGGTTTGCGGTGTTGAAGGAGGTGGCGCGCTGGGCTGGCGACGAGCTGCTCGATCTGGCACGTTCGGCGCGGGCCGACACCATCGTCCGGCAGCGTCCGCCGCGCATGCGTATCGCATACCCGCTCGCGAGCCTGATCGTCCAGACAGTTACCCACTCGACCGAGCACCGGACGCAGATCTCGGCTATTATCACGCAGTTGGGCCTGGAGCCGCCGGATATGAGCGGCTGGAACTACATGGAGGAGACGGGCGAGCTTCAGGACGTAGAAGCAGGGGAAGGCGCGTCATAGCGCCTCCCGATCGTGCATCGCGCTCATGGTGCTGCTGGGTGCAAGCTGGCTGCATAGCGTGCCGTTTTCAGATGCCCCTCCTTGATCTGGAAGCGATCAGGTTGGACCCAGGCACCACGCTGCCGCCTCAGGAGGCGCGCGCCACTGCATGAGGGCCTGCCCACGAACGATCGGCTTGCTCCACATCACGCCGGTCGACGTGGTCGGAATCCCTCAGGCGTGTGATCGCGCCGATAGACCATGATCGTTCGGAGGAATTCAATCACCACGACACCACCCTGGTTGAACCCCGTCGTACGGAGCGTGACGATGCCCATCGTCGGGCGCGACCGCGACGGCCTTGCCTCCACGACCTCGCTCTGCGCGTACAGGGTGTCGCCCTCGAACACCGGCGCCGGAAGGCGGACATCGTTCCACCCAAGGTTGATCGCATTCTGCGACACATCGGCGACCGAAAGCCCGGTCACGAGCGCGAGCGTGAACGTCGAGTCGACCAGCGGCCGCTTGAACTCGGTCTGGGCCGCGTAGGCGGCGTCGAAGTGAATCGGGTTGGTGTTGACCGTCAGCAGGGTAAACCAGATGTTGTCTGCTTGGGTGATCGTCCGCCCGATCGGATGCTCAAAGATGTCTCCAGGCTCAAAGTCCTCGAAGACACGCCCGCGCCACCCCGGCTTGATTGCCATAGCCCTTCCTCCATCGTAGCACCTGGAAATCGTCCAGGATGCCGCATGCTGTAAGTATACTGCAACGCTGAGATCGACACGCCGAGCACAGACATAGGATCGGTCCGATCGCCGCGTGCTGTGGTGCTCATGTATCCGGGCGCGTTCATCGCCCAGGTCATGGGCGGCGATATGCTGCCGTGGTTCGTGCGGTCCTGCGCTGATGGTCACGGCTGAGTCGCTGGACCCACGTCCAAGAACAGCGCTCGGTGTGACATCCGGCGTCACACACGCTGCACGAGCTGTCAGGCCCAGGCGATAGGACACGCGGGCTGGGAACGGAGACGGAGCGAGTGTGTCAGGGGGCGGCTGGATACATGGGTTGCGCCGCTCTCCGCTGTTTGCTGGTCAGGTCTTCGCCGCAGACTTCACCATAGCGGTGGCGAAGCCCGCCGGTGGGCGCTTCCGGGCGGTTTCCGCCCCAAAGGTGCGCTGCTCCTCCAGCGACAGGCCGCACGATGCGAGAAACTCGGCGACGCGCTCCTTCGTGGGTGGCGTGGTGTCGATCCCGAACTTCCACGGCTCGCCAGTGGCGTTGATCACCGCGCGTGCGTAGCGCATGAAGAGCGACCGAGACGCGAGGAGTTCAGCCGAAAAGTAGTCGAACGCGAGCACCGTGCCAGGGGCCATCCCGGCGACCGTCCGCAGGGTGCGCTCGACGGATGTCCGATCGAGGTACATCGTCACGAACTCCCAGGTGAAGATGCTTGGCTTGCCCGGATCGAATCCTGCGGCTACCAGCTTCGCTCGCCAATCCTCCGTCTCGAAATCGGCTGGCACGTACGTGACCCGGCTCGTGTCCACGCTGGCGTGCTTCAGCATCTCGCGCTTGAATGCCTGCGTCTTTGGCTCGTCG from Herpetosiphonaceae bacterium harbors:
- a CDS encoding condensation domain-containing protein, coding for PLLRVGWYELGPAQGARVLVAAHHLVIDGVGWRILVGDLETAYTQARSGAAIALPPKTTDVQRWAEQLVAYAQRDTLRAEAAYWLSPERARIAPLPVDSAVGSNTVADVQTLTAALSVAETHALLHAAPAIYQTDMHSLLLAALAYVLADWSGSRALLIDVETHGRETIFEDLDLSRTVGWFTALFPLLLDLDRADTLVQAVASVKAQIEAIPGRGVGYGLLRYLSQDADVAARLRELPQPQISFNYLGQLDAALSQSALFAPAQESAGPTHSPQERRAHLLEINGQISGDHLRLTWIYNPHAHRTATIERLAQATLAALRALLSEHPPLPAPIDVSLVNLDQPTRERLREQLGAIEDLYPVTSLQQHMLDQRRNAPRPGLYVIHQTFAWSGPLHIDAFRQAWQAAVDRHPVLRTTFVWEHLPQPLQVVHAHAQVPVTLYDWRNAAPAEQRARLAALVEAIRHAGFALDQPPQMRVDLIQVADERFQCVWSVSYMLVDGWSLPLITKDVFVLYEAFVEQHTPPAADAPRYREYMAWLQQQDLREAELFWRKMFDDRPELTPLVDRIGAARPDAPPAYLSQRRRVPQSTSAALQSLGRQHGLTLSTIVQGAWAVLLSRYTSRQDVIFGVTVSGRPPALAGVERMVGLFINMLPVRVRLDPAIDRLAWLRQLQLQQVELRQYEHTPLAKIYEWCDLDQRQPLFESYIVFENFPVDETLAEHMTRWRIGGEVDALAQTEHPLRIEVVPGETLQVTMCYDQQCCSSAAITAMLDDLVAVLTGLAEDLANDAMR
- a CDS encoding MerR family transcriptional regulator, yielding MIVSTYLRTKDLAQAVHISVQQVRNYEASGFIPAVERSPSGYRRYTRQHLVALQTARLLIRGYGWSSARQIMQAVHQGRRAHALALIDERHAELADTRLQLEQTLAALRVLAAQLPSAPRSQMSERVRVGAAARLVGVRVSALRFWEQQGLLQPIRERGSSYRLYDERQLRRLRIVALLRQANYDFAAIRTALDELEAGQPRRAVAAVERRRSELASMSWRCLEAMAALYAYISEFVDASDGGRSPGRS
- a CDS encoding excinuclease ABC subunit UvrA; protein product: MTDRQFIEVRGARENNLKNISLNIPKQKVTVFTGVSGSGKSSLVFDTIAAEAQRQLNETFTFFVQGFLPHYGQPDVDRIEHLNAPIIIDQKRVGGGSRSTVGTYTDIAALLRLLFSRVGQPYVGPAYAFSFNTPQGMCPECEGIGKTVQLDLEKFLDRSKSLNGGAILHPEFKVGKWLWKMYPLSGLFDNDKPIEDYTDEELHALLYGADVKVSFGEFGSKYEGLVERFTRMYIKKDPAAMAERNRAVFEQFTTSQTCPVCRGARLSQAALNCRIAGRNIAELAGLEATELIAFLHGFTDPVAAKLAAGLTERLQHMVDIGLGYLSLSRETSTLSGGESQRVKMIRHLGNSLTEMLYILDEPTVGLHARDVARLNTLLKKLRDKGNTVLVVEHDPDVMAIADHLVDIGPKAGTHGGEVVFEGSYAALKSADTLTGRFLKRHLPGSHVRVKQHVRQPTGRMIIRNATLHNLKNVTVYIPTGVLTVVTGVAGSGKSTLINEVFLAQHPDAIMIDQSRVTANSRSAPATYTGIMDDIRQVFARANQVSASLFSFNSAGSCPNCNGLGVVYTDLAFMEGIASTCEICEGKRFKSEVLAYHLRGKTISDVLDMTVEEALDFFTEKKIKAVLQAMNDVGLGYLKLGQPLSTVSGGEGQRLKLATELHKQGSVYVMDEPTTGLHLSDIGLLMGIIDRLVDARNTVILIEHHLDVIRQADWIIDLGPEGGSAGGEVLFEGPPEALQRCERSITARFI
- a CDS encoding DinB family protein is translated as MRDDEQVDTSVLTTLFAHNTWANVKLLDFCEGLSDAQLDATAIGCFGSIRATLVHIVGAEMSYVERVNGKLPPQPLAADQFPGFAVLKEVARWAGDELLDLARSARADTIVRQRPPRMRIAYPLASLIVQTVTHSTEHRTQISAIITQLGLEPPDMSGWNYMEETGELQDVEAGEGAS
- a CDS encoding MaoC family dehydratase — its product is MAIKPGWRGRVFEDFEPGDIFEHPIGRTITQADNIWFTLLTVNTNPIHFDAAYAAQTEFKRPLVDSTFTLALVTGLSVADVSQNAINLGWNDVRLPAPVFEGDTLYAQSEVVEARPSRSRPTMGIVTLRTTGFNQGGVVVIEFLRTIMVYRRDHTPEGFRPRRPA
- a CDS encoding SAM-dependent methyltransferase; the encoded protein is MSTIRRSIAATLFRVIQIIWLPIGIVGYVLFVVKLVTYSRRTGASATVLASLYTRYMQHRLSTRRDEPAARLMLVMPSVSPLGLRLATAPTLVAHRLTGYVPRIYRYPYTGVPPMAHQSASRTTFYDRALERHLAGIDQLVILGAGFDTRSYRLPASAHVRCFEIDEPKTQAFKREMLKHASVDTSRVTYVPADFETEDWRAKLVAAGFDPGKPSIFTWEFVTMYLDRTSVERTLRTVAGMAPGTVLAFDYFSAELLASRSLFMRYARAVINATGEPWKFGIDTTPPTKERVAEFLASCGLSLEEQRTFGAETARKRPPAGFATAMVKSAAKT